From the Candidatus Binatia bacterium genome, the window CGCGCCCGGAGAACGGATATTAGTGGAAGGGTTGGCGCGACAGTGGCTGGAACGCGCGGGCGCTGATTTGCTGATGGAAGGCGAGGCGGAGGAGCTGGCCGAGCTGGTGCACGATGTTTTCCGCTTTCTTCACGGACCAGCCAAGGCAGAACCGCGTGTGGAGGCACGTCCGGATCCGCAGCGGTTACGTGCCTTCGTGGTGTACACCTGGCTACGGGATCGACCGTTTATTGTCGATACCGTGCAGGAGACCCTGCGCGCGACCGGGGTACGCATCCGCCGGCTGCTGCACCCGATCTTCGTTGTCGAGCGGGATGAATCGGGGGACCTCCGCGCGATCACTGCCCGCGGTGAATTTGGCCAGCGAGAGTCGGTTTTGCGGATCGAAATCGATAACGTGGCCGATCCCGTGCAATTGGTTGCCGTACTGCGCGAGCGACTGACTGCAGTTGTGTGGGCTACAGGAGACTATCCTGCCATGCGCAATAAGGCCGCTGAAATTGCCGACGAGCTGCGCACACATACCCTGCCGCGCCCGTGGTCGGCCGATACTGACGAGTTCGCAGCCTTTTTAGACTGGCTTGCCGAGAAAAACTTTGTATTCCTCGGTTACCGGGAGTACGAATTTCAGGGTCACGGACGCGAGCGTTTCGCCCAGGTGCGGCGCGGGTCAGGGCTGGGCATTTTGCGCGACGAGCAACGCTCGCAGTACTTCCAGGCGCAACCTCTGCCCGATGGGTTGCGCCGCCGACTGAACGAGCCGCCCTTGTGGCTGATCTCCAAAACGAACGCGCAAAGTCCTGTCCATCGCTCCGGGCACATGGACTACATCGGCGTGAAACAAGTAGATGCCGCGGGCGTGGTGGTGGGCGAACGCCGCTTTCTCGGTTTGTTTACCGCAAGGGCCTACGCCGAGGAGCCGATGCGCGTGCCGCTCCTGCGCCTAAAGCTCGCTTACATTCTCGAAGCCGAGGGGGCAGAGGAGGGCACGCACTCGTACAAGGAAATTGTCGCTTTGTTCAACAGCCTCTCGCGTACGCAGTTGTTAGCATTATCGCCCGAACAGCTTCGCGAAACGATCAAAGCGCTGCGAGCTGCTGAAGAAACAGACGACGTTGACATGATTGCCCACTTGGACCCGATCGAGCGGGGTGTGTTCGTCACGGTGTCGATTCCGCAGAATCGGTTTTCGCACGATTTAGAGCAGCGAGTGGAGGAGGGGTTGCTCACGCAGTTCGAGAACAGCGCAATTTTGGAAAGCCGGGTGGCGTTGGACGAACGGCGGCACGTGCGTTTGCACTTCTACATCGCCCCGCGAACGGGAACTGTGAAAAGAGTCCCCGTTGAGGAACTCAAGCGCAGTGTCCGCTCGCTTCTGCAAACTTGGGAGGATCGCTTTCGCGCCGCGCTGGAGGAACAGTACTCGCGCGAGATTGCCCACACCCTCGCGCAACGATACGCGTCGATTTTCGACGACGCATATCGTGCGGTTACCGATGTGCGCACTGCCGTCGTCGACGTGGCCAACTTGGAGACCGTGTTGGCGTCCAAAGCGCCGCAGGTGGATTTGTTACCGGCCGGACTCGTGCGGGCTTACCCCGGTGAGGTGGTCCTTAAGTTGTACCTTCCCGGCGCACCGCTGGTGCTGAGTGATTTTCTGCCTTTCCTCGAAGACCTTGGCTTTCAAGTCATCGCTCAAGACGTCCACGAGCTGCAAATCGCGGGTCTTGGCCGCGTGGGCATTCACTCGTTTCCCGTGCGCGATCGGCGCGGGTTGCCCATCGACACCGAGCAGGTGGGAAGGGCGGTGTGCGAGGCGCTAGGCTTGCTGCAAGCGGGTAAGCTCGAAAGCGATCCTTTGAACAGTCTGATCCTCCGTGCGGGCTTGAGGTGGCGCGAAGTGCAATTGCTGCGGGCGTATGCCCACTACGCGCTGCAACTGCGCTTGGCGCCAAGCCGCGAAACCGTGGTGCGTACGCTCGCCGAGTCCCCAGCCTGCGCACGGGCGCTGTGGAATTACTTTGCCGCAAAGTTCGACCCTGAGCGCAAGGAGTCTGCTCGAGACCGCGAGGAGCGGGTTTTGCCAACCTTACAGCGCGAGTTCGAAGCTGCCCTCGAGGGAGTGGGCTCGATCGAAGAGGATCGGCTGCTCCGCGCCCTGTTTGCACTGGTGCAAGCGACGGTACGCACCTCGTATTTTTGCCCAGGGGAGGATCCGCGCGAGCCAGTGACGATGGCGTTGAAGTTCGATGGCACAGCCTTACCAGGCTCGGGTCCCAAGCCTCTGCTCGAAACTTACGTTCACGGCCCCTCGGTAGAAGGTGTGCACTTGCGCGCCGCGCGGGTGGCGCGGGGAGGCGTGCGACAAACTGATCGCTCGGATTTCCGCAGCGAGGTGCTGGCACTGATGCTCACGCAAGACGTGAAGAACGTGGTCATCGTGCCTGGTGGGGCCAAGGGTGGCTTCGTGGTGCGCCGGGCGAGAACCTACCCGGTGCCCGTGACAGAAGCGGCCGCCGCGTACCGGGCGTACATCAGCGCGCTGCTCGACGTGACAGACAATGTGGTCCGGGGGCGCGTCGACACGCCGCCTCGAGTGCTCGCCTACGATCAGCCGGACCCGTATCTGGTCGTGGCCGCCGACAAGGGCACGGCGACGTTCTCCGACCTGGCGAATGACATCTCCGTGCAACGGGGCTTTTGGCTCGGCGATGCGTTCGCTTCTGGCGGAAAACACGGGTACGACCACAAAAAGCAAGGCATTACCGCCAAGGGCGTGTGGGAGTGCGTGCGGCGACATTTTTACGATCGCGGACGCAACATCGATGAGGAAATCCTCGACGTCGTCGGCATCGGCGACATGAGCGGCGATGTGTTTGGCAATGGGATGTTGTGGTCGCGCCGGTTACGCTTGCGGGCTGCCTTTGACCACCGGCACGTCTTCATTGATCCAGAGCCGGACCCGCTGCGCTCTTACAACGAGCGGGAGCGCCTGTTTCGGCTGCCGCAATCGAGCTGGGCGGACTACAACCCAGAGCTCCTGAGCAAGGGCGGAGGGGTGTACCCGCGCCAGGCCAAGCGCGTGCAATTAACGCCCGAGGCCAGGGCATTACTCAGGCTCGAGCCGGGCGAATATTCGGGCGAGGAACTGGTGCGCGCAGTGTTGCGCATGCCAGCGGACTTGTTGTGGAACGGTGGCGTGGGCACCTACGTGAAAGCGAGCGACGAGTCGCATGCCGAGGCGAATGACCCGCCGAATGATCCTGTGCGGGTGGATGCACGCGAGCTGCGCGTGCAGGTTGTGGCCGAGGGGGGCAATCTCGGGTTTACCCAGCGGGCGAGGGTGGAATATGCCGTTCATGGCGGTAGCATTGACACGGACGCCATCGACAACTCCGCGGGTGTCGACATGTCCGACCACGAAGTGAACCTCAAAATTTGCTTGGCGGCAGCGATGGAAGCTGGGCAACTCACGTGGGAGGAGCGCAATCGTTTGTTGGCCGCCGTGGAGCCGGAAGTCATCCAACGCGTGCTCGATCATAACCGCCGACAGGCCCGTGTGCTGACGCTCGATCATTGGCGCAGCCGCACCCGTTTGCACGAGTTTCGCGAGCTCATGACGGAATTGGAAGGGCAAGGCCTGCTCGATCGCCGTGCGGAGCACTTGCCCGACCGTGATCAATTGCGCGCGCGGCGACCAGTATTTTTGGGGCTGACGCGGCCGGAGTTGGCGCTCGTTTTGGCTCATACGAAGCGCTGGTTGCAACGCGAATTGTTGGCGAGCGGCTTGCCGGACGACGGCTTTTTTGAATCGTTCCTCCGTGGCTACTTTCCTCAAGAAATTTGT encodes:
- a CDS encoding NAD-glutamate dehydrogenase; this translates as MAELSKAIARLMAERVQQQKEVQAPAGEPQSPVDTESSKLKRVIELLRNRVAPGERILVEGLARQWLERAGADLLMEGEAEELAELVHDVFRFLHGPAKAEPRVEARPDPQRLRAFVVYTWLRDRPFIVDTVQETLRATGVRIRRLLHPIFVVERDESGDLRAITARGEFGQRESVLRIEIDNVADPVQLVAVLRERLTAVVWATGDYPAMRNKAAEIADELRTHTLPRPWSADTDEFAAFLDWLAEKNFVFLGYREYEFQGHGRERFAQVRRGSGLGILRDEQRSQYFQAQPLPDGLRRRLNEPPLWLISKTNAQSPVHRSGHMDYIGVKQVDAAGVVVGERRFLGLFTARAYAEEPMRVPLLRLKLAYILEAEGAEEGTHSYKEIVALFNSLSRTQLLALSPEQLRETIKALRAAEETDDVDMIAHLDPIERGVFVTVSIPQNRFSHDLEQRVEEGLLTQFENSAILESRVALDERRHVRLHFYIAPRTGTVKRVPVEELKRSVRSLLQTWEDRFRAALEEQYSREIAHTLAQRYASIFDDAYRAVTDVRTAVVDVANLETVLASKAPQVDLLPAGLVRAYPGEVVLKLYLPGAPLVLSDFLPFLEDLGFQVIAQDVHELQIAGLGRVGIHSFPVRDRRGLPIDTEQVGRAVCEALGLLQAGKLESDPLNSLILRAGLRWREVQLLRAYAHYALQLRLAPSRETVVRTLAESPACARALWNYFAAKFDPERKESARDREERVLPTLQREFEAALEGVGSIEEDRLLRALFALVQATVRTSYFCPGEDPREPVTMALKFDGTALPGSGPKPLLETYVHGPSVEGVHLRAARVARGGVRQTDRSDFRSEVLALMLTQDVKNVVIVPGGAKGGFVVRRARTYPVPVTEAAAAYRAYISALLDVTDNVVRGRVDTPPRVLAYDQPDPYLVVAADKGTATFSDLANDISVQRGFWLGDAFASGGKHGYDHKKQGITAKGVWECVRRHFYDRGRNIDEEILDVVGIGDMSGDVFGNGMLWSRRLRLRAAFDHRHVFIDPEPDPLRSYNERERLFRLPQSSWADYNPELLSKGGGVYPRQAKRVQLTPEARALLRLEPGEYSGEELVRAVLRMPADLLWNGGVGTYVKASDESHAEANDPPNDPVRVDARELRVQVVAEGGNLGFTQRARVEYAVHGGSIDTDAIDNSAGVDMSDHEVNLKICLAAAMEAGQLTWEERNRLLAAVEPEVIQRVLDHNRRQARVLTLDHWRSRTRLHEFRELMTELEGQGLLDRRAEHLPDRDQLRARRPVFLGLTRPELALVLAHTKRWLQRELLASGLPDDGFFESFLRGYFPQEICQRFGLAVRSHPLRREIIAVEVANLVIDRLGMGFVARLCRDTGAKPAEVVRATCLIGAVFQWDGIWSDLDALGTALSPEGEREALLLIERGLGRAVAWYLETQPREVSAAAMYEALQRATHDLWGAIPEALEGEVRREWDGVVERLAGFGFPRELAGRIALLLQAAELLEVAEIAAGIEKSPAQVLHVYFGLADLLSLAWLRRSVEEMDSDDRWEQRALNEVVHDLTTAHRKLTERVLACGQRGKDLEQCLLHEAKWQEGQLEALRALVRDAQSGRQLTLAQALVVARELLRFAERPQGS